In Salmo salar unplaced genomic scaffold, Ssal_v3.1, whole genome shotgun sequence, the DNA window TACGGGACCAcactctcttcatccctccctctctcttcatccctctaccgctctcttcatccctctcttcccatccctctcccttcatccctctccctctctcttcatccctcccttcatccctctccctctctcttcatccctctcttcatccttcatccctctctcttcatccctctccctctctcttcatccctgtccctctctcttcatccctctccctctctcttcatccctctccctctctcttcatccctctccctctctcttcatccttcatccctctctcttcatccctctctcttcatccttcatccctctctcttcatccttcatccctctctcttcatccttcatccctctctttctctgacagacGAGTAAAAACCAGATCAAGGTGGATCTGGTAGATGAAAACTTCACAGAGCTGCGAGGAGAGATCGCAGGACCACCGGACACGCCGTAcgaaggtgacacacacacacacacacaccatccatctGCTCACTCACACTTAATaagcacatacatttatactgactccacacacacacacctacctataCAGATCATATATGCACTGTTTTTTCCCCTTTCTAAGGTGGCAGATTTCAACTGGAAATCAAAATCCCAGAAACGTATCCCTTTAACCCTCCCAAGGTAAGAGACACATCCCTTTAACCCACCAAAGGTAAAAACACATCCCTTTAACGGTCCCAAGGTAAGAGACACATCCCTTTAACGGTCCCAAGGTTAGAAACACATCCCTTTAACGGTCCCAAGGTTAGAAACACATCCCTTTAACAGTCCCAAGGTATGAAACACATCCCTTTAACGGTCCCAAGGTTAGAGACACATCCCTTTAACAGTCCCAAGGTAAGAGACACATCCCTTTAACAGTCCCAAGGTAAGAGACACATCCCTTTAACCCTCCCAAGGTAAGAGACACATCCCTTTAACGGTCCCAAGGTAAGAGACACATCCCTTTAACAGTCCCAAGGTAAGAGACACATCCCTTTAACGGTCCCAAGGTAAGAGACACATCCCTTTAACGGTCCCAAGGTAAGAAACGCATCCCTTTAACGGTCCCAAGGTTAGAAACGCATCCCTTTAACGGTCCCAAGGTTAGAAACACATCCCTTTAACAGTCCCAAGGTATGAAACACATCCCTTTAACAGTCCCAAGGTAAGAGACACATCCCTTTAACGGTCCCAAGGTTAGAAACACATCCCTTTAACAGTCCCAAGGTATGAAACACATCCCTTTAACAGTCCCAAGGTATGAAACACATCCCTTTAACGGTCCCAAGGTTAGAGACACACCCCTTTAACAGTCCCAAGGTTAGAGACACACCCCTTTAACAGTCCCAAGGTTAGAGACACACCCCTTTAACAGTCCCAAGGTTAGAGACACACCCCTTTAACAGTCCCAAGGTTAGAGACACACCCCTTTAACAGTCCCAAGGTTAGAGACACACCCCTTTAACAGTCCCAAGGTAAGAGACACATCCCTTTAACAGTCCCAAGGTAAGAGACACATCCCTTTAACAGTCCCAAGGTAAGAGACACATCCCTTTAACAGTCCCAAGGTTAGAAACACATCCCTTTAACGGTCCCAAGGTAAGAAACACATCCCTTTAACAGTCCCAAGGTAATAAACACATCCCTTTAACAGTCCCAAGGTAATAAACACATCCCTTTAACGGTCCCAAGGTTAGAAACACATCCCTTTAACGGTCCCAAGGTATGAAACACATCCCTTTAACAGTCCCAAGGTATGAAACACATCCCTTTAACAGTCCCAAGGTAAGAGACACATCCCTTTAACAGTCCCAAGGTAAGAGACACATCCCTTTAACGGTCCCAAGGTAAGAAACACATCCCTTTAACAGTCCCAAGGTAAGAGACACATCCCTTTAACGGTCCCAAGGTTAGAAACACATCCCTTTAACGGTCCCAAGGTTAGAAACACATCCCTTTAACAGTCCCAAGGTAAGAGACACATCCCTTTAACAGTCCCAAGGTTAGAGACACATCCCTTTAACAGTCCCAAGGTTAGAAACACATCCCTTTAACAGTCCCAAGGTATGCAGGGCATTCTGACAACTCACATGGCCTTTTCCACCAGAGAACCGTTATGCCTGAAACAGAAGGGCGAGGACTGTACTACATCACTATGATGGTACACTACTATCTAGTGTttaacacccctctctctctgtctctctccctctgtctctccctctctgtctctctctgtctctctgtctctctctgtctctctctctctccctctgtctctccctctctgtctctctctgtctctctctctctctctccctctgtctctctctctctctctccctctgtctctctctctctctctctccctctgtctctctctctgtctctctctccctctgtctctctccctctgtctctctgtctctctctctctgtctctctctctctctgtctctctctctctccctgtctctctctctctctgtctctctctctctgtctctctctctctgtctctctctctctctctctgtctctctctctccctctgtctctctgtctctctctctctgtctctgtctctctctctctgtctctctctctctgtctctctctctctgtctctctctctctgtctctctctctgtctctctctctctctctctctcctctgtctctctctctctctctctgtctctctctccctctgtctctctccctctgtctctctgtctctctgtctctctgtctctctctctctctctctgtctctctgtctctctctctctctctctctgtctctctgtctctctccctctgtctctctccctctgtctctctccctctgtctctctccctctgtctctctccctctgtctctctccctctgtctctctccctctgtctctctccctctgtctctctccctctgtctctctccctctgtctctctccctctgtctctctctctctgtctctctctcctctctgtctctctgtctctctccctctctgtctctctccctctctgtctctccctctctgtctctccgtctctctgtctctctctctctgtctctctccctctctctctctctctctctctctctcctctctgtctctctccctctctgtctctccctctctgtctctctctctctgtctctctctctctgtctctctctctctccctctgtctctctctctctgggtctctctccccCCAGGTGAGGTTCATCACTAAGATCTGGCATCCCAACATCAGCTCAGTAACAGGCGCCATCTGTCTTGACATCCTCAAAGACCAGTGGTGAGTCAGACGTAGTTacgtgcctcctctctctctccctccaactcctctctctccctataaccCCGTACCTCCGTCCCCCAGGGCAGCAGCGATGACTCTGAGAACGGTACTGTTGTCCCTCCAGGCTCTTCTGGCCGCAGCTGAACCGGACGACCCGCAGGATGCAGTAGTGGCCAATCAGGTAccggtgtgtgtttatctgtaaatgggtttcttcctcttcctccccgtcgttctgtaaatgggtttcttcctcttcctccccgtcgttctgtaaatgggtttcttcctcttcctccccgtcgttctgtaaatgggtttcttcctcttcctccacgtcgttctgtaaatgggtttcttcctcttcctccccgtcgttctgtaaatgggtttcttcctcttcctccccgtcgttctgtaaatgggtttcttcctcttcctccccgtcgttctgtaaatgggtttcttcctcttcctccccgtcgttctgtaaatgggtttcttcctcttcctccccgtcgttctgtaaatgggtttcttcctcttcctccccgtcgttctgtaaatgggtttcttcctcttcctccccgtcgttctgtaaatgggtttcttcctcttcctccccgtcgttctgtaaatgggtttcttcctcttcctccccgtcgttctgtaaatgggtttcttcctcttcctccccgtcgttctgtaaatgggtttcttcctcttcctccccgtcgttctgtaaatgggttacttcctcttcctccccgtcgttctgtaaatgggtttcttcctcttcctccccgtcgttctgtaaatgggtttcttcctccccgtcgttctgtaaatgggtctcttcctcttcctccccgtcgttctgtaaatgggtttcttcctccccgtcgttctgtaaatgggtttcttcctcttcctccccgtcgttctgtaaatgggtttcttcctccccgtcgttctgtaaatgggtttcttcctcttcctccccgtcgTTCTGTAAATGGGTCACTTCCTCCCCGTCGTTCTGTAAATGGGTTACTTCCTCTTCCTCCGCGTCGTTCTGTAAAtgggtttcttcctcttcctccccgtcgttctgtaaatgggttacttcctcttcctccccgtcgttctgtaaatgggtttcttcctcttcctccccgtcgttctgtaaatgggtttcttcctcttcctccccgtcgttctgtaaatgggtttcttcctcttcctccccgtcgttctgtaaatgggtttcttcctcttcctccccgtcgttctgtaaatgggttacttcctcttcctccccgtcgttctgtaaatgggttacttcctcttcctccccgtcgttctgtaaatgggtttcttcctcttcctccccgtcgttctgtaaatgggtttcttcctcttcctccccgtcgttctgtaaatgggtttcttcctccccgtcgttctgtaaatgggtttcttcctcttcctccccgtcgttctgtaaatgggtttcttcctcttcctccccgtcgttctgtaaatgggtctcttcctcttcctccccgtcgttctgtaaatgggtttcttcctcttcctccccgtcgttctgtaaatgggtctcttcctcttcctccccgtcgttctgtaaatgggtttcttcctccccgtcgttctgtaaatgggtttcttcctcttcctccccgtcgttctgtaaatgggtttcttcctcttcctccccagtATAAGCAGAACCCAGACATGTTTACGCAGACGGCCAGGTTATGGGGCCATTACTACGGTGGAGCACCTGAACCCGGTCCAGAATACACACGGAAGATAGACAAACTCACTGCCATGGGCTTCGAAAAGGTAGGcagacagcctctctctctctctctctctctctctctcctgacagaatgctgtgtggtctctctctctctctctcctgacagaatgctgtgtggtgtctctctctctctctctcctgacagaatgctgtgtggtgtctctctctctctctctcctgacagaatgctgtgtggtgtctctctctctctctctctcctgacagaatgctgtgtggtgtctctctctctctctctcctgacagaatgctgtgtggtgtctctctctctctctctctcctgacagaatgctgtgtggtgtctctctctctctctctctctctctcctgacagaatgctgtgtggtgtctctctctctcctgacagaatgctgtgtggtgtctaactctctctctctcctgacagaatgctgtgtggtgtctctctctctctctcctgacagaatgctgtgtggtgtctctctctctctctcctgacagaatgctgtgtggtgtctctctctctctctcctgacagaatgctgtgtggtgtctaactctctctctctcctgacagaatgctgtgtggtgtctctctctctctctcctgacagaatgctgtgtggtgtctctctctctctctcctgacagaatgctgtgtggtgtctctctctctctctttctctcgacagaatgctgtgtggtgtctctctctctctctctcctgacagaatgctgtgtggtgtctctctctctctctcctgacagaatgctgtgtggtgtctctctctctctctctcctgacagaatgctgtgtggtgtctaactctctctctcctgacagagtgctgtgtggtgtctctctctctctctctctcctgacagaatgctgtgtggtgtctctctctctctctctctctcctgacagaatgctgtgtggtgtctctctctctcccaacagaAAGCTGTGtggtgtctaactctctctctctctctcctgatagaatgctgtgtggtgtctaactctctctctctctctctccctcctgacaGAAAgctgtgtggtctctctctctctctcctgacagaatgctgtgtggtctctctctctctctctcctgacagaatgctgtgtggtgtctctctctctctctcctgacagaatgctgtgtggtgtctctctctctctctttctctcgacagaatgctgtgtggtgtctctctctctctctcctgacagaatgctgtgtggtgtctctctctctctcctgacagaatgctgtgtggtgtctaactctctctctctctcctgacagaatgctgtgtggtgtctctctctctctctctcctgacagaatgctgtgtggtgtctctctctctctctctctcgacagaatgctgtgtggtgtcttctctctctctctctcctgacagaatgctgtgtggtgtctctctctctctctcctgacagaatgctgtgtggtgtctaactctctctctctctctctcctgacagaatgctgtgtggtgtctaactctctctctctctctcctgacagaatgctgtgtggtgtctaactctctctctctctctctcctgacagaaagCTGTGtggtgtctaactctctctctctctctcctgacagaatgctgtgtggtgtctaactctctctctctctcctgacagaatgctgtaatcgctgccttgTCCTCTAAATCCTGGGACGTGGAGACGGCGACAGAACAACTCCTTAGCAACTGAGACCCCTCTGACCTCATCTCCCTTCTCCTATTGGTGCCCTCCGATGCCTTCTAACCACAGCCCAAACTGAGCCTTCGCTGGGCTGACGTCATAGAGTTTCACCCCTCTTCCAAGTCACTTCCTGGTAACCTTTCAACTCTCCCTATTCCCCGGCCTTCAAAACATCCCTTACTTTCCGTCTTTTAAGAAGGCCCACATTAAAGCGTTGTTAACCTGGCGGAGGTTAGTGgctgagagagacaggaggacaaGCAACGCCGGACAGGATGGAACTGTACAAATACTTTATTCTTCCTggatattgtaaaaaaaaaaaaaaacgtaaactGTGTTTCAGTTTTAACTCACGActagaaggaaagaaattgccTAGTTAACTATTTTGATTGGCCGACTAGGAAGTTAGTCTGAATGTCCCGATTGGCTCGTTGAAGCGACTTACGCGCTTGATTGGCCCAGTCtgcttccccctccccctcacgcTCCTCTTTCCCAGATCGAATCCtgtgtccagtctctttctcaaAGAGGACGGACACCCCTTTATCAGCAGAACAAACCAACGACCCACTTGGCATCTAtattttataaaatatatatatatatattttttttaaaaaggaCACAAAAAAAATGTCATTAAAAGACTTCTTCCTTCTTTTCGCTGTCTTCCTGTTCCACTTCAGTATCGCACGATGTTGACGAAGTAGAACTGCACGGCAGATTAGGGACCACTACCCTcttcataaggctctggtcaaaagtagtgcactatataggagataggcagccattttgttttggtTTAGTTGAAACGCAGTCGGGAGCTTTCAGTTTGGATTAGTTTTCTGAAGGGAAACAGCAGccgtcagacctgggttcagatgctatttgaaatctttcgTCTGCCTTTTTGAGAGCCGGGGGGGTTTACAGTATTTTAACTGGCCCGTGTGAAGCCAGGCAGCCAGGCaaactcaatcaagcacagataaaggGTTTGAAATGATATCGAGTTGGGTATTTGTGGCCGGCGAACAATCGCATGATGATTATTTATTGTCAAACTTtacttttattaaaaaaattctaCCTGAAAAATCtaaatgttattattttttttttgtcgtCTTCatttgtttaatacatttacacccTTTAAGGAACATTCATCAAtttcaaaaaaatattttgtctCACCGCTGGGCTGCCTCCTGAGGGTCTGGGCTACCTCCTGGGGGTCTGGGCTACCTGCTGGGGGTCTGGGCTACCTGCTGGGGGTCTGGGCTACCTGCTGGGGGTCTGGGCTACCTGCTGGGGGTCTGGGCTACCTGCTGGGGGTCTGGGCGTCTGGGCTACCTGCTGGGGGTCTGGGCTACCTGCTGGGGGTCTGGGCTACCTGCTGTCCACCTCCTGggggtctaggctacctgccgtccacctcctgtagtaacctcctgggggtctaggttacctgctgtccacctcctgtagtaacctcctgggagtctaggctacctgctgtccacctcctgggggtctaggctacctgctgggggtctaggctacctcctgtagtaacctcctgggggtctaggctacctcctgtagtaacctcctgggggtctaggctacctgctgtccatctcctgtagtaacctcctgggggtctaggctacctgctgtccacCTCCTGGGGGTCTGGGCCGTCCACCTCCTGTAGTAACCTCCTGggggtctaggctacctgctgtccacctcctgtagtaacctcctgggggtctaggctacctgccgtccacctcctgtagtaacctcctgggggtctaggctacctgccgtccacctcctgggggtctaggctacctgctggggtctaggctacctgctgtccacctcctgggggtctaggctacctgccgtccacctcctgtagtaacctcctgggggtctaggctacctgccgtccacctcctgtagtaacctcctgggggtctaggctacctgctgtccacctcctgtagtaacctcctgggggtctaggctacctgccgtccacctcctgtagtaacctcctgggggtctaggctacctgctgtccacctcctgggggtctaggctacctgctgggggtctaggctacctgctgtccacctcctgggggtctaggctacctgccgtccacctcctgtagtaacctcctgggggtctaggctacctgccgtccacctcctgtagtaacctcctgggggtctaggctacctgccgtccacctcctgtagtaacctcctgggggtctaggctacctgctgtccacctcctgtagtaacctcctgggggtctaggctacctgccgtccacctcctggggg includes these proteins:
- the LOC106596414 gene encoding ubiquitin-conjugating enzyme E2 K isoform X2 is translated as MLTKASGQIAKQKPFNAKCRSQIVVKMTSKNQIKVDLVDENFTELRGEIAGPPDTPYEGGRFQLEIKIPETYPFNPPKVRFITKIWHPNISSVTGAICLDILKDQWAAAMTLRTVLLSLQALLAAAEPDDPQDAVVANQYKQNPDMFTQTARLWGHYYGGAPEPGPEYTRKIDKLTAMGFEKNAVIAALSSKSWDVETATEQLLSN
- the LOC106596414 gene encoding ubiquitin-conjugating enzyme E2 K isoform X4, which encodes MANIAVQRIKREFKEVLKSEETSKNQIKVDLVDENFTELRGEIAGPPDTPYEGGRFQLEIKIPETYPFNPPKVRFITKIWHPNISSVTGAICLDILKDQWAAAMTLRTVLLSLQALLAAAEPDDPQDAVVANQYKQNPDMFTQTARLWGHYYGGAPEPGPEYTRKIDKLTAMGFEKNAVIAALSSKSWDVETATEQLLSN
- the LOC106596414 gene encoding ubiquitin-conjugating enzyme E2 K isoform X1 codes for the protein MLTKASGQIAKQKPFNAKCRSQIVVKMTSKNQIKVDLVDENFTELRGEIAGPPDTPYEGGRFQLEIKIPETYPFNPPKVRFITKIWHPNISSVTGAICLDILKDQWAAAMTLRTVLLSLQALLAAAEPDDPQDAVVANQVPYKQNPDMFTQTARLWGHYYGGAPEPGPEYTRKIDKLTAMGFEKNAVIAALSSKSWDVETATEQLLSN
- the LOC106596414 gene encoding ubiquitin-conjugating enzyme E2 K isoform X3; protein product: MANIAVQRIKREFKEVLKSEETSKNQIKVDLVDENFTELRGEIAGPPDTPYEGGRFQLEIKIPETYPFNPPKVRFITKIWHPNISSVTGAICLDILKDQWAAAMTLRTVLLSLQALLAAAEPDDPQDAVVANQVPYKQNPDMFTQTARLWGHYYGGAPEPGPEYTRKIDKLTAMGFEKNAVIAALSSKSWDVETATEQLLSN